The following is a genomic window from bacterium.
CGAACCCCGAAACCCGAGCCCCTTTTCCGCTTGACGCTACTGATGCGCTTGCCATCGCATTTTGTCACTCCCTTCATAATCGTACCCACCCATAACGAAACTTGTTGGAACTTTTTCCCCGTTGCTACGTATCATCGTTACAACATCAGTAGTAAACCGAAGACATCGTAGAGGTGGAGATATGAAGATAGAAAACACGAACCAAAAAAACTTTCGCTGGATCGCAGCCGTCTCGTTGGTCGCGACCATCGCATTTCTTACCGGAGTACTGTTTACAGCGGGAAGGGGATGGGATCGTACGGCAACGGCGACGCCAGCGGCAAATCTAATCGTAAATGGCGAATCGCCGTTTGTTGCGATTGCGGAAAAGATCAAACCAGCCGTGGTGAATATACAAGTCGAAAAGAAAGGAGTGGATTCGGATGTAATGCGGTTCCACTCGTTTCGCGACTTTTTTTTCGATCCATTCAATCAAGAGGAAGAACAGGCACCGAACCCGAATGAGCGGCGGATGCGAACTCCCAAGCAGTCGAGCAGCGGCAGCGGTTTCATCGTCGGTACCGATGGTTTGATCCTAACCAATAACCACGTGGTCGAAGGCGCCGATAGAATAATGGTGAAGTTTGAAGAGGGGAAAGAGTTAACCGCAGAAATC
Proteins encoded in this region:
- a CDS encoding trypsin-like peptidase domain-containing protein gives rise to the protein MKIENTNQKNFRWIAAVSLVATIAFLTGVLFTAGRGWDRTATATPAANLIVNGESPFVAIAEKIKPAVVNIQVEKKGVDSDVMRFHSFRDFFFDPFNQEEEQAPNPNERRMRTPKQSSSGSGFIVGTDGLILTNNHVVEGADRIMVKFEEGKELTAEIVGRDPDTDLALIKVKETFSDAEVINWGDSEKLKVGEWAIAVGNPFGLDWTVTVGVISAKGRSNLPIAGGGPAFQDFIQTDASINFGNSGGPLLNIHGEVIGINSAVNTQGQGIGFAIPSNMAQRVMAQLQAKGKVTR